Proteins from a single region of Streptomyces spectabilis:
- a CDS encoding PspA/IM30 family protein: protein MTKQTVLGRVTQLAKANVHALLDQAEDPQKMLDQLIREYTESIKEAEQAVAATIGDLRLMEQDHGEDQRAAVEWGAKALAASRKADALRMAGSAVEADRFDGLAKVALGRQLRAEKEAKEAEPTIAAQSDVVARLKDGLDSMKIKLTELQSKRDQLVARAKAAQARNRMADAARSLDVLDPTSELSRFEEKVRREEARALGQEELAASSLDAQFEQLESLSDEAEVEARLAALKATT, encoded by the coding sequence ATGACCAAGCAGACCGTCCTCGGGCGTGTGACCCAGCTGGCGAAGGCCAATGTGCATGCCCTCCTCGACCAGGCCGAGGACCCGCAGAAGATGCTCGACCAGCTGATCCGCGAGTACACGGAGAGCATCAAGGAGGCCGAGCAGGCCGTCGCCGCCACCATCGGTGATCTGCGGCTCATGGAGCAGGACCACGGTGAGGACCAGCGGGCGGCCGTCGAGTGGGGCGCGAAGGCGCTGGCCGCGAGCCGGAAGGCGGACGCGCTGCGGATGGCGGGGAGCGCCGTCGAGGCCGACCGGTTCGACGGCCTGGCGAAGGTGGCCCTGGGGCGGCAGTTGCGCGCGGAGAAGGAGGCCAAGGAGGCCGAGCCGACGATCGCCGCGCAGAGCGACGTGGTCGCCCGGCTCAAGGACGGCCTCGACTCGATGAAGATCAAGCTGACGGAGTTGCAGTCGAAGCGGGACCAGTTGGTGGCCCGGGCCAAGGCGGCACAGGCGCGCAACCGGATGGCCGACGCCGCCCGGAGCCTGGACGTGCTCGACCCGACGAGCGAGCTGAGCCGGTTCGAGGAGAAGGTGCGCAGGGAGGAGGCGCGGGCGCTCGGTCAGGAGGAGCTGGCCGCGTCGTCGCTCGACGCGCAGTTCGAGCAGCTGGAGAGCCTGAGCGACGAGGCGGAGGTCGAGGCCCGGCTCGCCGCGCTGAAGGCCACCACCTGA
- a CDS encoding TPM domain-containing protein, translating to MPAGAIGSGARAAPADEPVRLDRDGQITDKVGALGDRRAAVADALDRLYDDRRVQLFVAYVRDFSGRPARDWAHATAERNGLGTDDVLLAVATHDRQYAYSAERGGRFSEAQLGEVAATAVEPALRQRDWARAAIGAAGGFGAVLAGEPVPRPAITPGEADPGGGGGGDDGVAGDLVLPVIAVGVAGTFAAVAYRRRKRRFTTRTTPGGWGEGQRLTPLPDLDARAGHLLVETDDAVRTSAEELGFATAQFGEEAARPFAAAVAYAREELTAAFRLRQRLDDAYPEDEATRRRMLDEIVARCTEAGRRLDAEAAAFDELRSLERTAPSALEHAETVLRQVDARALEAESTLKELRTAYAPTSTEAVVGSVAQAKDRLAFAASQLHQARTAVDAADNGTAAVHLRAAEGAVDQAGTFVEGVVRLAGELAEADRRLPGALSETEADLADARGLLTGAGAGTPTADLRGRIARAESVVAEVERARAAGAYDPIDALRRVEEADAALDHALAGARQRESEDDRARTLLGQALLTARSAVAAARDYVTTHRGAVGAEARTRLAEAERHLERAEGPGGPGAPAAALAGAQRADSLARQAQALAERDVRAYGNPYGGGLGAGGRGGGMGGAVLGGIVLGEVLGGLGRGAGGGRGGGGFGGAGPGAFGGGGTRGRMGGGGRF from the coding sequence ATGCCCGCCGGAGCCATCGGGTCCGGTGCCCGGGCTGCGCCCGCCGACGAGCCCGTGCGCCTGGACCGGGACGGCCAGATCACCGACAAGGTGGGCGCGCTCGGTGATCGGCGGGCCGCCGTGGCCGACGCGCTCGACCGGCTCTACGACGACCGGAGGGTCCAGCTCTTCGTGGCGTATGTACGGGACTTCTCCGGACGGCCCGCGCGTGACTGGGCGCACGCCACGGCCGAGCGCAACGGCCTCGGGACGGACGATGTGCTCCTTGCCGTGGCCACCCACGACCGGCAGTACGCGTACTCGGCCGAGCGGGGCGGGCGGTTCAGTGAGGCACAGCTCGGGGAGGTCGCCGCGACCGCCGTCGAGCCCGCTCTGCGGCAGCGCGACTGGGCGCGGGCGGCGATCGGCGCGGCGGGCGGGTTCGGGGCCGTGCTCGCCGGGGAGCCCGTGCCCCGGCCCGCGATCACCCCCGGCGAGGCGGATCCGGGAGGTGGGGGCGGCGGTGACGACGGGGTGGCGGGAGACCTGGTGCTGCCCGTGATCGCGGTCGGCGTGGCGGGGACCTTCGCGGCGGTCGCGTACCGGCGGCGCAAGCGGCGCTTCACCACCCGGACGACGCCCGGCGGCTGGGGCGAGGGACAGCGGCTCACCCCGCTGCCCGACCTCGACGCCCGCGCCGGGCACCTGCTCGTCGAGACCGATGACGCGGTGCGCACCAGCGCCGAGGAACTGGGCTTCGCCACCGCGCAGTTCGGCGAGGAGGCGGCACGGCCGTTCGCGGCGGCCGTGGCGTATGCGCGCGAGGAGCTGACGGCGGCGTTCCGGCTGCGGCAGCGGCTCGACGACGCCTACCCGGAGGACGAGGCGACGCGGCGGCGGATGCTCGACGAGATCGTGGCGCGCTGCACGGAGGCGGGGCGGCGGCTCGACGCGGAGGCGGCCGCGTTCGACGAGCTGCGCTCCCTGGAGCGCACCGCGCCGAGCGCCCTGGAGCACGCCGAGACGGTGCTCCGACAGGTCGACGCCCGGGCCCTGGAGGCGGAGTCGACGCTGAAGGAGCTGCGGACGGCTTATGCGCCGACGTCGACCGAGGCGGTCGTCGGGAGCGTGGCGCAGGCCAAGGACCGGCTCGCGTTCGCCGCGAGCCAGCTGCACCAGGCCCGCACGGCCGTCGACGCCGCCGACAACGGCACGGCCGCCGTGCATCTGCGCGCGGCGGAGGGGGCCGTCGACCAGGCGGGCACGTTCGTCGAGGGCGTGGTCCGGCTGGCCGGGGAACTCGCCGAGGCCGACCGGCGGCTGCCGGGCGCGCTCAGCGAGACCGAGGCCGACCTCGCCGACGCGCGCGGGCTCCTGACGGGCGCGGGCGCGGGCACGCCGACCGCCGATCTGCGCGGCCGGATCGCGCGGGCCGAGTCCGTCGTGGCGGAGGTGGAGCGCGCGCGGGCGGCGGGGGCGTACGACCCGATCGACGCGCTGCGCCGCGTCGAGGAGGCCGACGCGGCGCTCGACCACGCCCTGGCCGGGGCGCGGCAGCGCGAGAGCGAGGACGACCGGGCCCGAACGCTCCTCGGCCAGGCCCTGCTCACCGCGCGCAGTGCCGTCGCCGCCGCCCGGGACTACGTGACGACGCACCGGGGCGCGGTCGGCGCCGAGGCCAGGACCCGGCTCGCGGAGGCGGAGCGTCATCTGGAGCGGGCGGAGGGCCCCGGCGGACCGGGCGCGCCCGCCGCCGCCCTCGCCGGGGCGCAGCGGGCCGACTCCCTTGCGCGGCAGGCCCAGGCCCTCGCCGAGCGGGACGTCCGGGCGTACGGCAATCCGTACGGCGGAGGCCTCGGCGCGGGCGGCCGGGGCGGCGGCATGGGCGGCGCCGTCCTGGGCGGAATCGTCCTCGGGGAGGTCCTCGGCGGGCTGGGGCGCGGGGCCGGAGGCGGCCGAGGGGGCGGCGGGTTCGGAGGCGCGGGGCCCGGGGCGTTCGGCGGGGGCGGGACGCGGGGGCGGATGGGAGGCGGTGGGCGGTTCTGA
- a CDS encoding SMI1/KNR4 family protein: protein MDGVWAGARERVLAVRERPHWREVFGADWPGGHGHGFRLEPVLTEPEVRAVEQGLGVELPGEYRDFLLQVGAGGAGPDYGLFGHRVTGPDAEPGSGACALPFRPEATDELDGHEGAEPRPDDYADDEALRRDHAAWQARHDTLHASLTDGTLCLSHQGCGYYTLLAVTGPERGTLWDDVRAVGEGVQPVTLQDKPRVTFAQWYLSWLEHAERTAAEGRPRFRAT, encoded by the coding sequence GTGGACGGGGTCTGGGCGGGCGCCCGGGAGCGGGTGCTCGCGGTGCGGGAGCGGCCGCACTGGCGCGAGGTGTTCGGCGCGGACTGGCCGGGCGGGCACGGCCATGGCTTCCGTCTTGAGCCCGTCCTCACGGAGCCCGAGGTGCGGGCCGTCGAGCAGGGCCTGGGTGTCGAACTTCCCGGTGAGTACCGCGACTTCCTCCTCCAGGTCGGCGCGGGCGGCGCGGGCCCGGACTACGGCCTCTTCGGGCACCGGGTGACCGGGCCGGACGCCGAGCCCGGCTCCGGCGCCTGCGCGCTGCCGTTCCGCCCCGAGGCCACCGACGAACTCGACGGTCACGAGGGTGCGGAGCCGCGCCCGGACGACTACGCCGACGACGAGGCCCTGCGCCGTGACCACGCGGCCTGGCAGGCGCGGCACGACACGCTTCACGCATCCCTGACCGACGGCACCCTCTGCCTCAGCCACCAAGGGTGCGGCTACTACACCCTCCTCGCCGTGACGGGGCCGGAGCGCGGCACCCTGTGGGACGACGTGCGTGCCGTCGGCGAGGGAGTGCAGCCGGTGACCCTCCAGGACAAGCCCCGCGTCACCTTCGCCCAGTGGTATCTGTCGTGGCTGGAGCATGCGGAGCGGACAGCGGCCGAGGGGCGCCCCCGCTTCCGTGCGACCTAG
- a CDS encoding alpha/beta hydrolase family protein, with protein sequence MDMRTARRSRSMKVLVAAGIAAAVTLGAGAPASARGTESPVRTQPGDPVRPVLPAPTGPHPVGTVTTRLVDHSRPDPWVDSQPYRELMVSVWYPARKTGGGTRPAPYMAPGAAERWDAAAPHGIAKGAVDWAGMRAHARTAAPVDDRGGRRPVLLYSAGANDPRTWGTSLVEEMASRGYVVITVDHTYEAPGVQFPDGSVKGDKPLRDALAEVTDDRSLSELLKKVLDTRVADDKFVLGRLGALPHGLSRAIDRDRVGMLGHSAGGIAAAETMYEDKRVKAAVDLDGTLELNGEPNGTNLTPVARHGVDRPLLLMGRDGSDHTTEPSWRSFWSHTPGWKRDFTLRGSRHQTYTDLAAVLPQTGASRDVIEKNIGTVDPKRAVAAQRAYVASFFDRWLRDRDDHLLDGPSPRFPEVLHVP encoded by the coding sequence ATGGACATGCGTACGGCGCGGCGCTCGCGCTCGATGAAGGTGCTGGTGGCCGCGGGGATCGCGGCGGCGGTGACGCTGGGGGCCGGAGCCCCGGCCTCCGCGCGGGGGACGGAGAGCCCGGTGCGCACACAGCCCGGGGACCCGGTGCGCCCCGTCCTGCCCGCCCCCACCGGCCCCCACCCCGTCGGCACGGTGACGACCCGCCTCGTCGACCACTCCCGGCCCGATCCCTGGGTCGACTCGCAGCCGTATCGCGAGCTGATGGTCAGCGTCTGGTATCCGGCGCGCAAGACCGGCGGCGGCACCCGCCCCGCGCCGTACATGGCACCGGGCGCGGCCGAGCGGTGGGACGCCGCCGCACCGCACGGCATAGCGAAGGGCGCCGTCGACTGGGCGGGCATGCGCGCCCACGCCCGCACGGCCGCCCCCGTCGACGACCGGGGCGGCCGCCGCCCGGTGCTGCTCTATTCGGCGGGTGCCAACGACCCGCGGACCTGGGGCACCTCCCTGGTCGAGGAGATGGCCAGCCGCGGCTATGTGGTGATCACCGTCGACCACACCTATGAGGCGCCCGGTGTGCAGTTCCCCGACGGCTCGGTCAAGGGCGACAAGCCCCTGCGGGACGCCTTGGCCGAGGTGACGGACGACCGGTCGCTGTCCGAGCTCCTGAAGAAGGTCCTGGACACCCGCGTCGCCGACGACAAGTTCGTCCTCGGCCGGCTCGGCGCCCTCCCGCACGGCCTGTCCCGGGCGATCGACCGCGACCGCGTCGGCATGCTCGGCCATTCCGCGGGCGGAATCGCCGCCGCCGAGACGATGTACGAGGACAAGCGCGTCAAGGCCGCCGTCGATCTGGACGGCACCCTGGAGCTCAACGGCGAGCCGAATGGCACGAACCTCACCCCGGTCGCCCGGCACGGCGTCGACCGCCCCCTGCTCCTCATGGGCCGCGACGGCAGCGACCACACCACCGAGCCCTCCTGGCGCTCCTTCTGGTCCCACACCCCGGGCTGGAAGCGGGACTTCACCCTCCGCGGCTCCCGGCACCAGACATACACGGACCTCGCGGCCGTCCTGCCCCAGACAGGAGCCTCCCGGGACGTCATCGAGAAGAACATAGGCACCGTGGACCCGAAGCGGGCCGTCGCCGCCCAGCGCGCCTATGTGGCGTCCTTCTTCGACCGCTGGCTGCGCGACCGGGACGACCACCTCCTGGACGGCCCGTCGCCCCGCTTCCCGGAGGTGCTCCACGTCCCCTAG
- a CDS encoding succinate dehydrogenase/fumarate reductase iron-sulfur subunit, translating to MSTVASSTAYDAHFRVWRGDTGGGGLQDFTVEVNEGEVVLDIVHRLQATQAPDLAVRWNCKAGKCGSCSAEINGRPRLLCMTRMSVFSREETITVTPLRAFPVVRDLVTDVGFNYTKAREVPAFVPPPGVGPGEYRMMQEDVDRSQEFRKCIECFLCQDTCHVVRDHEENKTAFAGPRFLMRVAELDMHPLDAAADTGLDRKATAQEEHGLGYCNITKCCTEVCPEGIHITDNALIPLKERAVDRKYDPLVWLGNKIRRRGE from the coding sequence GTGAGCACAGTTGCATCGTCCACGGCGTACGACGCGCACTTCAGGGTCTGGCGCGGCGACACCGGCGGGGGCGGCCTCCAGGACTTCACGGTCGAGGTCAACGAGGGCGAGGTGGTCCTCGACATCGTCCACCGCCTCCAGGCCACCCAGGCGCCGGACCTCGCGGTGCGCTGGAACTGCAAGGCGGGCAAGTGCGGTTCCTGCTCGGCGGAGATCAACGGCCGGCCGCGTCTGCTGTGCATGACCCGCATGTCGGTGTTCTCGCGCGAGGAGACCATCACCGTCACCCCGCTGCGGGCGTTCCCCGTCGTCCGTGACCTGGTGACCGACGTCGGCTTCAACTACACCAAGGCGCGGGAGGTGCCCGCCTTCGTGCCGCCGCCCGGCGTGGGCCCCGGCGAGTACCGCATGATGCAGGAGGACGTGGACCGCTCCCAGGAGTTCCGCAAGTGCATCGAGTGCTTCCTGTGCCAGGACACCTGCCACGTGGTGCGTGACCACGAGGAGAACAAGACGGCGTTCGCGGGGCCGCGCTTCCTGATGCGGGTCGCCGAGCTGGACATGCACCCGCTGGACGCGGCGGCGGACACGGGCCTGGACCGCAAGGCCACCGCCCAGGAGGAGCACGGGCTCGGCTACTGCAACATCACCAAGTGCTGCACGGAGGTGTGCCCCGAGGGCATCCACATCACGGACAACGCGCTGATTCCCTTGAAGGAGCGGGCTGTCGACCGCAAGTACGATCCGCTGGTCTGGCTGGGGAACAAGATCCGGCGGCGGGGCGAGTAG